ttattttattttttttgggtggctGGTTCTGCATATGCTTCATAGGCTCTTGGTTGTTACTGCTCAAAGTGGATATATGCTCTGTCTGCAGGAATCCCAAAGAACTATGAAGCCTTTGTGGACAAAGCAGATGGATATTCTTACTTTTATCCATCAGATTGGAGGGTATGATACTGCATATAAAGAATCATTAAAAACCAACATCAGCTCTAGTTTTTGGCAGCAATCCCTCCAAAATTAACAGAAACATTTCTATCATTTCTTACTTAGGATTTCGATTTCAGAGGCCATGATTCTGCATTTAAGGACCGGTATCTGCAGTTGCAAAATGTCAGGTTGAGTTTCATACCAACTGATAAATCAGACGTCCATGATTTGGGTCCATTGGACGAGGTAATATTAACTTCATATTCGCAGCATTTTTTGTTCATTCCAATAATAAAGGGTGTCTGTTTCTCGTTTAGGACGAGCCTAAACAACCTTCTCTCTTCGTCCTTCCCCTACTtttaagggggaaaaaaagaagacaattttaaaaataagaaaccaaaagaaaagattCCAATGATTTCTCACAGTGATGATTGGTTTTCTTTGTTGTCCCCTCAAAAGGTAGTCTCACATTTGGTTAATCACGTTTACTCGGCACCGACTCAGGTAGCCACCGTAATGGACATGCAGGAGGTAGTGCCTCTTCCTTTTCGCTTTTATATTTGTACGGAAAGATTCAATCAAAATGATCTCATGTCTAATTTGTTATGGTCGCAGAAAAACGTTGAGGGAAGAAATTATTACACCTTCGAATATGTATTGACATCCAGTAATTTTGCTCGTGCTGCATTTGCGACCATAGCCATTGGAAATGGTATGAATCTGACGTTTGGCACCTATGAAAGTACTTACTAGTCAGAATGATGGTCACTCTAGTGAAAACTGATTTGTGTAGATTTGCAAAGTACACTGTCGGACACA
This portion of the Coffea arabica cultivar ET-39 chromosome 2e, Coffea Arabica ET-39 HiFi, whole genome shotgun sequence genome encodes:
- the LOC113730540 gene encoding photosynthetic NDH subunit of lumenal location 1, chloroplastic isoform X1, with amino-acid sequence MAVSSMSLSLASTTTTALTKGISQFHVPPSKGIISPRPTPFCTLSFITCSRDTIPEEERNCLRRSLLLGVGVLSLNLSSAAALLAQGIPKNYEAFVDKADGYSYFYPSDWRDFDFRGHDSAFKDRYLQLQNVRLSFIPTDKSDVHDLGPLDEVVSHLVNHVYSAPTQVATVMDMQEKNVEGRNYYTFEYVLTSSNFARAAFATIAIGNGRYYTLIVGANERRWRRVRNQLKVVADSFKLLDI
- the LOC113730540 gene encoding photosynthetic NDH subunit of lumenal location 1, chloroplastic isoform X2, whose amino-acid sequence is MAVSSMSLSLASTTTTALTKGFHVPPSKGIISPRPTPFCTLSFITCSRDTIPEEERNCLRRSLLLGVGVLSLNLSSAAALLAQGIPKNYEAFVDKADGYSYFYPSDWRDFDFRGHDSAFKDRYLQLQNVRLSFIPTDKSDVHDLGPLDEVVSHLVNHVYSAPTQVATVMDMQEKNVEGRNYYTFEYVLTSSNFARAAFATIAIGNGRYYTLIVGANERRWRRVRNQLKVVADSFKLLDI